DNA from Mycobacterium bourgelatii:
TTCGGGCGCGACGGCGACGACCTCACCGTGACGGTCCCGGTTAGCTTCCACGAATTGGCTTTGGGCTCAACGCTTTCGGTGCCCACCCTGGACGGTACCGTCGGGGTTCGGGTGCCGAAGGGCACCGCCGATGGCCGCATCCTGCGGGTCCGCGGTCGGGGTGTGCCCAAGCGCGGCGGCGGAAGTGGCGACCTGCTCGTCACCGTCAAGGTAGCCGTTCCGCCGAACCTGGAAGGCGCCGCCCAGGAGGCGCTGGAAACCTACGCGGCGGCCGAAAGAGCTAGTGGATTCAACCCAAGAGCGGGATGGGCAGGTAACCGCTGATGGCAAAAAACCAGAAGAGAGAAGAAGCCCGTACCTTCATGATCTCGGTGGCCGCCGAGCTGGCCGGAATGCACGCGCAGACCCTGCGCACCTACGACCGGCTCGGTCTGGTCAGTCCGCAGCGCACTTCCGGTGGCGGGCGGCGGTATTCCCAGCACGACGTGGAACTGCTGCGCGAGGTGCAGCGCCTATCGCAGGACGAGGGCGTCAACCTCGCCGGCATCAAGCGCATCATCGAGTTGACCAACCAGGTCGAGGCGTTGCAGTCGCGGTTGCACGAGATGTCTGAGGAACTGGCTGCCTTGCGCGCCAAGCAGCGCCGCGAAGTTGCGGTGGTGCCGAAGAGCACCGCCTTGGT
Protein-coding regions in this window:
- a CDS encoding heat shock protein transcriptional repressor HspR, coding for MAKNQKREEARTFMISVAAELAGMHAQTLRTYDRLGLVSPQRTSGGGRRYSQHDVELLREVQRLSQDEGVNLAGIKRIIELTNQVEALQSRLHEMSEELAALRAKQRREVAVVPKSTALVVWKPRHR